Genomic segment of Hydra vulgaris chromosome 08, alternate assembly HydraT2T_AEP:
CTATGCAAAATATAagctaaaaagtttatttataaattatgttaaatagaAAAGGTAGATACTATAATCTAGTGTAATCTTATGATTATTATAGACAAAAGGATATTTCTATTTTTCCGAGAAGGTTTCCGAAAAATATTTATGGTTCATATATGTTTCATGAttagaaatatataattgtatacaATGTGCTATAAAAAACTACCatagctttatataaaactattttgtctcgtttaattaaactaaagcTGTAACATTAGGTGTcgatttaaagaaatttttggtTGTTAATAGTTAatcacaaaaaacatttttattaaaagcaaaggCATTTattctttgaaataaatattagaaaaatattgatCTAAGAATAAGACAATTTTTTAGAcgatattatatatttgtatataatttttttcacaaatgttCTTGTTGTTAAACATcagaaattttttgatttttttgttttttggagaAACTAGTTGTAAACCAtgcatgaaaacaaaaattgaaagtGATTTCAAAGGGAAATTCACAATACCAGCCTTATTTCCTTTAAGGTGTTCTTCACAGGAAAACATAGATATGAGAACTGTTGCATGGATTGAAGCTATGAAGTATACTATTGAGGAAGAAAATAAGAAGCAAAACAAGACCTTATTCGATTATGTGATTTACGACACATACGATTCTACAAACTTTGACAAAACCTCATTTGCTCTTTTAGACACTTTGATGTTTAGCCCCGACAATAAAAGTGAAAGTTGCGCATGCAATGACTTTGTTcagcaaaacaaaatattaggcTTTATTGGTCCATCAGAATCAGCAAACTGTATTTACGCTCTCGCACTAACACTACCTTATACAAACTTTCCAATCATTAGTTATTCTGCAACAAGCGTGGATTTAGATGATAGAGTTTTATATCCAAACTTTTTTCGTACGGTTCCCCCTGATAACTatcaaatgttatttataaaagatgttttaaaaatgtttcattggACATACGTTGCCGTCATAGCGATTGATACTTCGTACGGCAGAGCAGGAATTGAGCAACTTGTAAAAGTGGTTGAAATTGATGCGTCTGAAGATAAAATTTGCTTAGCTTTTACGGCATTACTGCCGCAAGTTTATGATCAAAGTACATATTCAAAAGTAGCAGAAAAGTTGATTAAAGAGAGCATGGCAACAGTCATAGTGGTTATTGGAACATTTAATCTCgtacaaaatattataacagaaacagatagtaaaaatatatcaaatcgACTTTGGCTATTAAGTGAGGCTACAGGTAAAAACAATtggtttcttaattacaaaaatacactTGGAAATACTTTCCTGTTAATTGTTCAGACTGAGGGGGAAGacgaattctttaaaaaatactttcttgGTTTAACTTACCAAAATTCGAGCCCATGGTTAAAagcagtttttgaaaaacttggaGCAACTGAGAGTTCAAATACAACAAATGACATATCACAAGTTTTTGATCTCAGCATGGTTTCATTTATTCAAGACTCAGTGAAAGTTTTAATTGAAGCATTTTACTTGTATCAGAAAATGTATTTCCCTAACCAGATTCAAAAAATTCACAATAGAACAATGTTCAACGAGCAAATCAAAAATGTTAGCTTTCCTATATTAAATAATTccaaaacttttagttttaatttaaaccaaaatCCTGAGTCGGcatattttgaactttttaccCTAAGTAATTCTACGTTTTCGAAAATTGCATTGTGGTCAAATAACTTAGGTTTaacgtattttaataaaagcataGAACTACATTCTATAAAATCAACGTGTTCGACACCATGTAATCCGGGAAATATGAAACTAGTCAATCCGCTGAATAAATGTTGTTGGACGTGCATTTTATGTCCAGACAATTCAATAACAACGTCGTCAGATGATGAAAATTGTACAATATGCAATGAATTATTCGATTTTTACCCAAATGAAAACAAAAGTGAGTGTATCAAAGGTAACCGTTTATACTGGAATTTTAAGAGCAGCATGCAAATGTCGCATCaagttatagttttattattatgtagcATAGGTGTATTAATTAGCTTAACGTTCATTTTCACATTTGTTTTGAAAGAATCGACACCCGTTGTTAGATCTTCAAGCTACATTTTGTCGTTGATTCAGTTGTCGTTGCATCTTGTTATGTTTAGTTTATCTTTATTGCCATTTCCTGAAGAGACATATATAAAATGCGTTTGTAGAATTTATTTAGGGAGTTTCTCGCACGTGATCATAATTACgattatatttgttaaagttACCCGGCTCGTTGAAGTTTTTGATCACGTTGTTCTTCGCAGAATgacacttaaaaataaaatctacattGCATTTAAAACTGTCCTGCTGCTATTACTACTGTCTTCAatttatattgtgtttattTATGCTATTCACAGcagtaaatataaagtatatctTGAAGACGAAAAGGGAACAACGTTGTTTTCTGTGCAAAAGTACTGCAACGCGCATAGTTTTTTAGTATTTCACTTATGTTACGTGCTTGTTTATTCTATTATATGTGGCTATCAAACGTTTAAAATTAGAGATCTACCAGATAATTACAACGAAACAAGCAAGATAGCAtactctttgtttttttctaatgtaaCTTTATGCGCATTGGTTGGACTTAATTACAGTAGCtttgatttaaatacaaaaaggtTTCTAAGTTGTACACTCTTCgatatttcaatgttttttttgatgattatcttgttttttaacaaaattaaaataatatggtTTTACCCTGAAAGAAATGTTCGATCAGAATTTCGCAAAAACTCTTTTCAAATAACTTGTGTGCAGAATTCATTTCGTTCAATCTCATCAAACCAAAATTAGCTTGTTTTCTCTTTACCAATAAATCAATATGGATCTTTTTGTTCAACAGTATATAC
This window contains:
- the LOC136083493 gene encoding extracellular calcium-sensing receptor-like, with amino-acid sequence MTLGSKDSAFCEKTKKIEERKLQCLTFIERQEEQTEKTNFLSPEQKTSCKPCMKTKIESDFKGKFTIPALFPLRCSSQENIDMRTVAWIEAMKYTIEEENKKQNKTLFDYVIYDTYDSTNFDKTSFALLDTLMFSPDNKSESCACNDFVQQNKILGFIGPSESANCIYALALTLPYTNFPIISYSATSVDLDDRVLYPNFFRTVPPDNYQMLFIKDVLKMFHWTYVAVIAIDTSYGRAGIEQLVKVVEIDASEDKICLAFTALLPQVYDQSTYSKVAEKLIKESMATVIVVIGTFNLVQNIITETDSKNISNRLWLLSEATGKNNWFLNYKNTLGNTFLLIVQTEGEDEFFKKYFLGLTYQNSSPWLKAVFEKLGATESSNTTNDISQVFDLSMVSFIQDSVKVLIEAFYLYQKMYFPNQIQKIHNRTMFNEQIKNVSFPILNNSKTFSFNLNQNPESAYFELFTLSNSTFSKIALWSNNLGLTYFNKSIELHSIKSTCSTPCNPGNMKLVNPLNKCCWTCILCPDNSITTSSDDENCTICNELFDFYPNENKSECIKGNRLYWNFKSSMQMSHQVIVLLLCSIGVLISLTFIFTFVLKESTPVVRSSSYILSLIQLSLHLVMFSLSLLPFPEETYIKCVCRIYLGSFSHVIIITIIFVKVTRLVEVFDHVVLRRMTLKNKIYIAFKTVLLLLLLSSIYIVFIYAIHSSKYKVYLEDEKGTTLFSVQKYCNAHSFLVFHLCYVLVYSIICGYQTFKIRDLPDNYNETSKIAYSLFFSNVTLCALVGLNYSSFDLNTKRFLSCTLFDISMFFLMIILFFNKIKIIWFYPERNVRSEFRKNSFQITCVQNSFRSISSNQN